The Saccharopolyspora gregorii genomic interval CAGTGGCCTGCTCGGCGGGCGCGTCGGGATCCAGCAGGCGCATCCGCACGGACCGGGCCCCGGCTTGCGCGCGCAGCAGTCCGGCGACGAGCGCCGGCAGCGGCAGGTCCGGGTCGGGGGTGGTGCGCTCGCTCTCGTGCAGCGAGACCGGGACGTCGACGCCGTACCCGGCGAAGGTGCCCGTCGTGCCCGGCCCGAGTTCGGGAGGACCGGAACGATCTACCCCGACCGCCACCCATTCGGTTGCGGATTCGGTCAAAATGGTGGTGGCGCGCAGGCACGCGTTCCGCACGGGCTCGATCACCGAAGTGGACCGCACGGTCAGTTCGGGGACGAGCAGCGGCGGGTAGGGCACCACGGCGATGCGGGTGATCACACCCGTGCACGGTAGAGGTCACGGTCAGCGGTGAGCGGAGCAGGCATCCGATCGGCGGAGGCGGGCGTTCGAGGCACCCGCCGGCGGCCGCTCCGCGCGACCGGGCGAACCGCGCGGAGGAACGCCGGAATTCCGGCGCGGGTGCCGACCTGTTTGAATGCGCCAGCGGAGATCGGACTCGTCACCCGGGTCCGGATCGCCGCGCACCGGCCCCGCACGTGCGGGGCGCCCGTGCCCGGCACGGGCACCGAAGCGGGTACCCGAGGAGGATTCCGGTCATGACGCACCAGGACACGACCCCCGACAGCACTGCGGGCGCCACGCCCGACGCGGCCGCGGCCGCCGCTGGGACCGGGTCCACCTCGACGGCCCCCTCCGTCCCGACGGCGTCGACGCACCCGGAGCGGTGGGGTCGCGTCGACGAGGCGGGCACCGTGTGGGTGCGGACCGCCGACGGGGAGCGCGAGGTCGGTTCCTGGCAGGCCGGCGAGCCCGCCGAGGGCTTGGCGCACTTCGCGCGGAAGTTCGACGACCTGCGCACCGAGGCGGAACTGCTGGAGAACCGGCTCAACAGCCGGTCCGGGGACGCGAAGCAGTCGCTGACCAGCGCCAAGCACCTGCGCGACGGCTTGCCGGACGCCGCCGTCGTCGGCGACTTGGCCGCGCTGGGCGCGCTGGCGGAGCACCTCGTGCAGCACGCCGAGCAGGCGGTCGAGGAGGCGAAGGCGCACAAGGAGCAGGCCCGCACGGACGCGGTGGCCCGCAAGGAGGCGCTCGCCGCCGAGGCCGAGGAGATCGCCGCGGAGGCCACGCACTGGAAGTCCGCCGGTGACCGGCTGCGCGCGATCCTCGAGGAGTGGAAGTCGGTGCGCGGCGTGGACCGCAAGACCGACGAGCAGCTGTGGCGCCGGTTCTCCAAGGCCCGCGACGCGTTCAACCGCAGGCGCGGTTCGCACTTCGCCGACCTGGACCGGCAGCGGGCCGCGGCGAAGGCCCGCAAGCAGGAGCTCGTGGAGGCCGCCGAAGCGCTCACCGAATCCACCGACTGGGGAGCGACGGCGGCGCGCTACAAGGAGCTCATGGCCGAGTGGAAGGAGAGCGGCCGGGCACCGAAGGACAGCGACGACGCGCTGTGGCAGCGGTTCCGGACCGCGCAGGACGCGTTCTTCGCCCGCCGGTCGGCGGCGTTCTCCGAGCGCGACGCCGAGTTCGCCGAGAACGCGCGGCACAAGGAAGCGCTGCTGGTCGAGGCGGAAGCGATCGACCCGGGTGCCGACCTGAACGCGGCGCAGGCGCAGCTGCAGCGCATCCAGCAGCGCTGGGACGAGATCGGGAAGGTCCCGCGCGAGCGGATGCGGGAGCTGGAGGGGCGGCTGCGCACGGTCGCGGACCGGGTGCGGTCGGCTTCGGACGCGCAGTGGCGGCGCACCGACCCGGAGGCGCAGGCGCGCGTCGACCAGTTCCGGGAGCGCGTCGAGCAGTTCGAGGCGCAGGCGGAGAAGGCGCGCGCCGCGGGCGACGCGAAGCGGGCGAAGAAGGCCGACGAGCAGGCCGGCCAGTGGCGGGTGTGGCTCGCCGCTGCCGAGCAGGCGCTGGCCGATCGGTGAGGTCGGCGCCCGCCCCGATCAGCGGGGCGGGCGGACACCCGGGCAGCGGTTCCGCCTCGTCAACGGCAGGACCGCCGCACCGCGGACCACCTGATCCCGGGAGCAGTGCTCAGGCACCGCCGCTCCGGGCGCCGGCCCGCACTCGATCCCCCACCTCACGGCCGGGTGAGGACGACCCGGAGCCACTGGATCGCCAGCACCACCATGCACAGCGCCGCGAGCACCAGGCCCCAGGACGGGCCACCGGTGGGCGCGGTCTGCCGCGACCAGATGGCGATCATGCCTTCGAAGGACACGATGATCGCGGCCATGCCCGCGACCCAGGCGACCGCCCAGCGGCGGGTGACGAGCGCGAGCGCGCCGATGAGCACGCCGACGATGGTGGCGTTGATCGAGAACAGCCGGGGCAGCAGCCCGACCTGCAGCACGGGGTCGGCGTGGCCGAGCAGGATCTGCAGCCCGGTGGCGTCGCCGATCCACGGCAGCAGCGAGCTGGCGATCAGCACGAGGATGACGCCGGCGATGGTGACGGCGGTGCTGCCGGGGTCGATGCGGCGCAGCAGGTCGCGTTCGGCCTGGGACAGCTGCCGCCGGTCGGCCTGCTGCTCGGGGGCGTTCACCGGGTCGGTCGGTTCGGCGCGCTGCACGTCGGTCCCTTCTCGCGGGTCCTGGTCCCGTCCGGCCTCGTCGGGGCCGGGGGTGTCGTCCGGTTCGGGGCGCGGGCGCTCGTCGTCGCTCAACAGCCGCATCCTCGTTCGGCGGCGGGCTGCGCCGCGGGGGCTCCGAAGGAGGGCAGTCCGAGGCTGACCCCGGAGGTCTTGGGCTTGCGGCCCTCTTCCCAGTGGTCGCCCGCCCGGGTGCGCCGGTGCGCGGTGATCTCGCCGTCGGCGACGAGGTGGTGCGGGGAGGCCTGGGTGATGGCGGTGTGCACGATGTCGCCGGGCCGGATCTCGCGGTCGATGGCGCCGCCGGGGTGGAAGTGCACGAGCCGCCCGTCGCGGGCGCGGCCGGAGAGCCTGCGGGTCGCGGTGTCCTTGCGGCCTTCGCCTTCGGCGACGAGGAGTTCGACCTCGCGGCCGACGAGTTCCTTGCCGAGCTCCCAGGACATCTCGTTCTGCAGCGCGACGAGCCGTTCGTAGCGCTGCTGGACGACCTCCTTGGGCAGCTGCCCGGGGAGGTCGGCGGCGGGTGTGCCGGGCCGCTTGGAGTACTGGAAGGTGAACGCGGAGGTGAAGCGGGCGCGGCGGACGACGTCGAGGGTCGCTTCGAAGTCCTCCTCGGTCTCGCCGGGGAAGCCGACGATGATGTCGGTGGTGATAGCGGCGTCGGGCATCGCTTCGCGGACCTTGCTCAGGATGCCGAGGTAGCGCTCGGAGCGGTAGGAGCGGCGCATCGCCTTGAGCACCCGGTCGGACCCGGATTGCAGCGGCATGTGCAGCTGGTGGCAGACGTTCGGGGTCTCGGCCATCGCGTCGATGACGTCGTCGGTGAAGTCGCGCGGGTGCGGCGAGGTGAACCGGACGCGTTCGAGCCCGTCGATCTCGCCGCAGGAGCGCAGCAGCTTGCCGAACGCGTAGCGGTCGCCGAACTCGGCGCCGTAGGCGTTGACGTTCTGCCCGAGCAGGGTCACTTCGAGCACGCCTTCGTCGGCGAGCGCCTGCACTTCGGCGAGCACGTCGCCGGGCCTGCGGTCCTTCTCCTTGCCGCGCAGCGCGGGCACGATGCAGAACGTGCAAGTGTTGTTGCACCCGACGGAGACGGACACCCAGCCGGAGTAGGCGGATTCGCGGCGCGCGGGCAGCGTGGACGGGAAGGTGTCGAGGGCTTCGAGGATCTCGACCTCGGCCTCCTCGTTGTGCCGGGCCCGTTCCAGCAGCGTCGGCAGCGAACCGAGGTTGTGGGTGCCGAACACGACGTCGACCCACGGGGCGCGGCGGACGATCTCGCTGCGGTCCTTCTGCGCGAGGCAGCCGCCGACGGCGATCTGCATCCCGGGGCGTTCCTGCTTGGCGGGCCGCAGGTGACCGAGGTTGCCGTAGAGCCGGTTGTCGGCGTTCTCCCGGACCGCGCAGGTGTTGAACACGACCACGTCGGGGTCGTGGTCCTTCGCGGCGCGCACGTAACCGGCGTCTTCCAGCATCCCGGACAGCCGCTCGGAGTCGTGCACGTTCATCTGACACCCGTAGGTGCGGATCTCGTAGGTCCGGGAAGTGCTCGTCGTGCTCACCCCGCCACCATATCGGCTGCTCAGGACTGGTCGGCGAGTACCCGGAGGCGAGGGCGGCGACCTGGCCGGAGATCGTCGCCGGGCGCTCGCGGCCGTGGGCCGGGCACGGCGGGCCGCTTGCGGCGTTCGGCGGACCGGATGCGGCCGTCCGGACCGGTGCCCGGAATCCGGATGAACGGCATTCGGTGATTCTTCTCGAGCAGTCGAGTCGAATCGAGCGAAACCGCGTCCGCGATCGGTCCGGCTCATTCATGGTGGGCATTCGCCGGTGCTCGCGGGATGGGCGGGAACGGCGCGAGAACACCGCGGAGGTGCACGTGGCACGACCCGAAGGCGTTACTACGGGTCACACCCAGACGGTCCATCCGGGCGGGGCCGAGCGGGCACCGACACGGACGGTCACCCCTCGGGTGCGCGCCGCGGAGGTCGCCGGAAAGCGGCGAACTCCCCTACCAGAACGGGTTCGCGCAGTTGGGAGGCCGATCGGAGTCCGTCGTGGCAATGGGGAAGCCCCCCACCGACCCTCCGATCCACCCGCGTAACCGAGTTGCAACCTGAGTTGACCCGCACCATATGGACTAATCGGTACGAGCAGCTTAAATTTTCGCCATCAGATCCGGACATTCTCGGGCTAGGAGTGTGCATGACCGCCGGTTCCCCGGATTCGCCGATGATCCGCATGTCCTCGGTGGACAAGCACTTCGGTTCCCTGCACGTGCTGCAGGACGTGGACCTCACCGTTCCGCCCGGCCAGGTCGTGGTGGTGCTCGGGCCGTCCGGCTCGGGCAAGTCCACGCTGTGCCGCGCGATCAACCGCCTGGAACCCATCGACTCGGGCACGATCGAGATCGACGGCAAGCCGCTGCCCGCCGAAGGACGCGCGCTCGCCGAGCTCCGCGCCGACGTGGGCATGGTGTTCCAGCAGTTCAACCTGTTCGCGCACAAGACGATCCTCGAGAACGTGCTGCTCGGGCCGATCAAGGTGCGCAAGACCGACAAGGCCACCGCCGAACGCGAAGCGCTGGCCCTGCTGGAGCGGGTGGGCATCGCCAACCAGGCGGAGAAGTACCCCGCGCAGCTCTCCGGCGGGCAGCAGCAGCGGGCGGCGATCGCCCGCGCCCTGGCGATGAAGCCCAAGGTCATGCTGTTCGACGAGCCCACCTCGGCGCTCGACCCCGAGATGGTCAACGAGGTGCTCGACGTGATGGCCGGGCTCGCCGCCGAAGGCATGACGATGCTGGTCGTCACGCACGAGATGGGCTTCGCCCGCCGCGCCGCGCACCGGGTGCTGTTCATGGCCGACGGACGCATCGTCGAGGACTCGACGCCGAACCGGTTCTTCGACGAGCCGGAGAGCGCCCGCGCCCAGGACTTCCTCAGCAAGATCCTCACCCACTGACCTCCCTCGCGTCGTCCCCGCACCCGCGCGGGGACGCAGGAGCCGTACACCTCCAGAGAGGGGCATCCGAGATGAAAGCGCGCAGCGTGCGCTGGGGCGTGCTGGCGGCGTCGATGGCGCTGGCGCTGACCGCCTGCGGGGGCAACAGCGAGAACCGCCTCGAAACCGGCACCGACGTGCCCGTCGACCCGAACGCGCAGTTCGAGCCCGGCACCACGATGGCGAAGCTGAAGCAGTCCGGCACGATCCGCATCGGCACCAAGTTCGACCAGCCGCTGTTCGGACTGAAGGGCCTCGACGGCAACCCGCAGGGTTTCGACGTCGAGATCGGCAAGATCGTCGCCGCCGGGCTCGGCCTCCCCGCCGACCGGATCGAATGGGTGGAGGCGCCGAGCAAGACCCGCGAGGAGCTCATCGAGCAGGGCCGGGTCGACATGGTCGTGGCCACCTACACGATCAACGACAAGCGCAAGCAGCGGATCAGCTTCGCCGGCCCGTACTACGAAGCCGGCCAGGACCTCATGGTCTCCGCCGACGACGACACGATCACCGGCCCGGAGTCGCTGCGGCCCACCGGCGCCAAGGTCTGCTCGGTCACCGGCTCCACGCCCGCCGAGCAGATCAAGCAATACGTCGACCCGGAGAACCTGACGTTGTTCGACGTCTACTCCAAGTGCGCCGACGCGCTGCGCACCGGCCAGGTGCAGGCCGTCACCACGGACAACGTGATCCTGATGGGCCTGGTCCAGAAGGGCAACGGCCGGTTCAAGCTCGTCGACCGGCAGTTCACGAAGGAGCCCTACGGCGTCGGCGTCAAGAAGGGCGACACGGCGTTCTGCCGGTTCATCGACGACACCCTGACCCGAGCCGAGGCCGACGGCCAGTACGCGAAGTCCTGGGGAGCCACCGCGGGCAAGGTCTCGCCGGAGACCCCACCGCTGCCGCAGCTGGACCCCTGCAGTTGATCGCCTCCCGGTGCGGGGCGCCCTCCAGCGGCGCCCCGCACCGGACCTCCCTGTCCGCAGAGCCGGAGAGAACCGTGCACGTCATCACCGACAACCTGCCCCTCTACCTGAGCGGGCTCCTGCGAACGCTGCAGATATGCCTGTACGCCGGGCTGATCGCGCTGGTCCTGGGGACCGTGATCGCGGCCTTCCGGGTCGCACCGCTGCCCCCGCTGCGCGCCACCGGGACCTCCTGGGTCACCGTGTTCCGCAACTGCCCGCTGACCGTGGTGCTGTTCTTCATGGCCTTCGGGCTGCCCGAACTGGGCCTCAACGGCTCCTACTTCTGGTTCGGCACCATCGGGCTCGCCCTCTACACCTCCGCCTTCGTGTGCGAGGCGATCCGCAGCGGCATCAACGCCGTGCCGCCCGGCCAGGCCGAAGCGGCCCGCGCCATCGGTCTCGGCTTCGGCCAGGTCCTGAGCCTGGTCGTGCTCCCGCAGGCGATCCGCACCGTGGTGCCGCCGCTGGGCAACGTCTTCATCGCGATGATCAAGAACTCGGCGATCGTCGGCGCGTTCGGCGTCGGCGGGGACCTGTTCGCCGTCGGCGACACGCTGACCTCGGCGCGCGGCGAGGCCGTGCTGCCGGTGCTCATCGGCGTGGTGCTCGGCTACCTGGTGATCACGATCCCGGCCGGGCTGCTGCTCGGCGCCCTGGAGCGGAAGGTGGCGATCGCCCGATGACGAACTCCGTGCTCTACGAAGCCCCCGGGCCCGCCGCCAAGCGGCGTTCCCTCCTGCTCAGCGTCGCCGTCGGCGTCGTGCTGGCCGCGGTGCTGGCCTGGGTGCTCTACACCCTCGGCGCCAACGACCAGCTGACCGTCGACAAGTGGGGTCCGCTGATCGACCCGACCGACGGCACCTTCGCCCCGCTGTGGACGTTGATGGGCGTCGGGCTGGGCAACACGCTGCTGACCGCCGTGCTGGCGATGGCGTTTTCGCTGCTGGTCGGCACGCTGCTGGCGGTGTCCCGCATCGTCGCGGCCCGCTGGTACCGGTGGGCCGTCGTCGGCGTCGTCGAGCTGCTGCGCGGCGTGCCGGTGGTCATCGCGGTGTTCTTCGCCAGCCGGGTGCTGCCCTCGTTCGGGCTGGACATGTCGGTGATGTGGTACCTGGTCATCGGCCTCACCGCGTACAACTCGGTGATCATCGCCGAGATCGTGCGGGCCGGGATCCAGTCGTTGCCGCGCGGCCAGGGCGAAGCCGCCTACGCGATCGGGATGCGGCGCTCGCAGGTGCTGCGCACCGTGCTGCTGCCGCAGGCGTTCCGGGCGATGCTGCCCGCGCTGATCAGCCAGCTCGTGGTGATCGTGAAGGACACCTCGCTGGGCTTCATCATCTCGTACGTCGACGTGGTGCGGCAGGGGCAGATCGTCATCCAGAACCTGAACAACCCGATCCAGACGTACTTCGTCATCGGCGTGCTGTTCGTGGTGCTCAACTACGCGCTGAGCCGGGCGGCGGTCTACACCGAGCGCAGGCTCAGCCAGGGCCGCAAGGGTGGCGGCACCGCCGCCCGCGCCGCCCAGGCCCAGGCCGCGGAGTGATCCGGTCCCGCCCCGTCCCGCCTCAGCGCGGGGCGGGGCGGGCCTGCACGCCCTCCGCCGCGAGGGTCTCGTCGTAGGCGCGCTGCCAGGTGCCGTCGCGCACCGCGGCGTCGAGCGCGGCGGTGATCCGGTCGTGCAGCGCTTCATCGCCGGACTTGATGCCCAGGTAGTGCTCGGTCCCGTCCGCGGTCACCGCGTACGGGCCGACCGCGTCGACACCCGACTCGCCCGGTTCGGCACCGCCGACCAGCAGGTCCACCTCGCCGCGCGCCAGCGAACCGTCGCGCAGCGTCGGCGGCAGCATCCGGTAGGAGATCTGGGTCCGCGGGTCCAGGCCCAGCCCCTGCGCCACGAGCTCGGCCACCTCCACGTCGAAACCGCGGTAGCGGCTGCCGTCGCGGGTGGCGAACCGGGGTTCCTCGGCGCGCAACCCCACCAGCAGCGAGCCGCGCTGGCGCACCTCCTCCAGCGTCGCCGAGCCGCCCAGCTCGACCGGCGGCGGGGGTGCGGCGCCGGGCCGCGGGGACGCGGCCGGCGGGGCCACCGGGGCGGGAGCGCTCGGCGGCGGCTGCTCCGGTTCACCGGTGCCCGCCGAACATCCGGCCAGGGCCATTCCGCCAGCGAGCACCACTGCCACCACTCCCGTGCGCATGCGCACCATCCTGCCAGCCGAGCGGATCACGGCGGGACGCGTCGGCGAACGCGCCGCCACTCGTCCGAGGCGCTGGGGAAAACCCCAGAACCCGGTTCGGGACGGCGGGGCGACGGGGCCTGCCGGGTGCTCCGGCAGCACTGCCACGCGGTGTGGAGCACCGCAGCTCAACGGCACA includes:
- a CDS encoding class III extradiol ring-cleavage dioxygenase family protein codes for the protein MITRIAVVPYPPLLVPELTVRSTSVIEPVRNACLRATTILTESATEWVAVGVDRSGPPELGPGTTGTFAGYGVDVPVSLHESERTTPDPDLPLPALVAGLLRAQAGARSVRMRLLDPDAPAEQATELGERLDAAGTETALLVLAEGGSHRDERSPHPPDPRAEVLDEVLRRALRDVDRAALLGLDPGECAELGVHSRAAWQVAAGAAARGTWQSEPLYSDTPLGITYHVGVWTRTG
- a CDS encoding DUF349 domain-containing protein, whose protein sequence is MTHQDTTPDSTAGATPDAAAAAAGTGSTSTAPSVPTASTHPERWGRVDEAGTVWVRTADGEREVGSWQAGEPAEGLAHFARKFDDLRTEAELLENRLNSRSGDAKQSLTSAKHLRDGLPDAAVVGDLAALGALAEHLVQHAEQAVEEAKAHKEQARTDAVARKEALAAEAEEIAAEATHWKSAGDRLRAILEEWKSVRGVDRKTDEQLWRRFSKARDAFNRRRGSHFADLDRQRAAAKARKQELVEAAEALTESTDWGATAARYKELMAEWKESGRAPKDSDDALWQRFRTAQDAFFARRSAAFSERDAEFAENARHKEALLVEAEAIDPGADLNAAQAQLQRIQQRWDEIGKVPRERMRELEGRLRTVADRVRSASDAQWRRTDPEAQARVDQFRERVEQFEAQAEKARAAGDAKRAKKADEQAGQWRVWLAAAEQALADR
- a CDS encoding Rv2732c family membrane protein, which gives rise to MSDDERPRPEPDDTPGPDEAGRDQDPREGTDVQRAEPTDPVNAPEQQADRRQLSQAERDLLRRIDPGSTAVTIAGVILVLIASSLLPWIGDATGLQILLGHADPVLQVGLLPRLFSINATIVGVLIGALALVTRRWAVAWVAGMAAIIVSFEGMIAIWSRQTAPTGGPSWGLVLAALCMVVLAIQWLRVVLTRP
- the miaB gene encoding tRNA (N6-isopentenyl adenosine(37)-C2)-methylthiotransferase MiaB: MSTTSTSRTYEIRTYGCQMNVHDSERLSGMLEDAGYVRAAKDHDPDVVVFNTCAVRENADNRLYGNLGHLRPAKQERPGMQIAVGGCLAQKDRSEIVRRAPWVDVVFGTHNLGSLPTLLERARHNEEAEVEILEALDTFPSTLPARRESAYSGWVSVSVGCNNTCTFCIVPALRGKEKDRRPGDVLAEVQALADEGVLEVTLLGQNVNAYGAEFGDRYAFGKLLRSCGEIDGLERVRFTSPHPRDFTDDVIDAMAETPNVCHQLHMPLQSGSDRVLKAMRRSYRSERYLGILSKVREAMPDAAITTDIIVGFPGETEEDFEATLDVVRRARFTSAFTFQYSKRPGTPAADLPGQLPKEVVQQRYERLVALQNEMSWELGKELVGREVELLVAEGEGRKDTATRRLSGRARDGRLVHFHPGGAIDREIRPGDIVHTAITQASPHHLVADGEITAHRRTRAGDHWEEGRKPKTSGVSLGLPSFGAPAAQPAAERGCGC
- a CDS encoding amino acid ABC transporter ATP-binding protein; this translates as MIRMSSVDKHFGSLHVLQDVDLTVPPGQVVVVLGPSGSGKSTLCRAINRLEPIDSGTIEIDGKPLPAEGRALAELRADVGMVFQQFNLFAHKTILENVLLGPIKVRKTDKATAEREALALLERVGIANQAEKYPAQLSGGQQQRAAIARALAMKPKVMLFDEPTSALDPEMVNEVLDVMAGLAAEGMTMLVVTHEMGFARRAAHRVLFMADGRIVEDSTPNRFFDEPESARAQDFLSKILTH
- a CDS encoding glutamate ABC transporter substrate-binding protein produces the protein MKARSVRWGVLAASMALALTACGGNSENRLETGTDVPVDPNAQFEPGTTMAKLKQSGTIRIGTKFDQPLFGLKGLDGNPQGFDVEIGKIVAAGLGLPADRIEWVEAPSKTREELIEQGRVDMVVATYTINDKRKQRISFAGPYYEAGQDLMVSADDDTITGPESLRPTGAKVCSVTGSTPAEQIKQYVDPENLTLFDVYSKCADALRTGQVQAVTTDNVILMGLVQKGNGRFKLVDRQFTKEPYGVGVKKGDTAFCRFIDDTLTRAEADGQYAKSWGATAGKVSPETPPLPQLDPCS
- a CDS encoding amino acid ABC transporter permease, translated to MHVITDNLPLYLSGLLRTLQICLYAGLIALVLGTVIAAFRVAPLPPLRATGTSWVTVFRNCPLTVVLFFMAFGLPELGLNGSYFWFGTIGLALYTSAFVCEAIRSGINAVPPGQAEAARAIGLGFGQVLSLVVLPQAIRTVVPPLGNVFIAMIKNSAIVGAFGVGGDLFAVGDTLTSARGEAVLPVLIGVVLGYLVITIPAGLLLGALERKVAIAR
- a CDS encoding amino acid ABC transporter permease, with product MTNSVLYEAPGPAAKRRSLLLSVAVGVVLAAVLAWVLYTLGANDQLTVDKWGPLIDPTDGTFAPLWTLMGVGLGNTLLTAVLAMAFSLLVGTLLAVSRIVAARWYRWAVVGVVELLRGVPVVIAVFFASRVLPSFGLDMSVMWYLVIGLTAYNSVIIAEIVRAGIQSLPRGQGEAAYAIGMRRSQVLRTVLLPQAFRAMLPALISQLVVIVKDTSLGFIISYVDVVRQGQIVIQNLNNPIQTYFVIGVLFVVLNYALSRAAVYTERRLSQGRKGGGTAARAAQAQAAE
- a CDS encoding transporter substrate-binding domain-containing protein, translated to MRTGVVAVVLAGGMALAGCSAGTGEPEQPPPSAPAPVAPPAASPRPGAAPPPPVELGGSATLEEVRQRGSLLVGLRAEEPRFATRDGSRYRGFDVEVAELVAQGLGLDPRTQISYRMLPPTLRDGSLARGEVDLLVGGAEPGESGVDAVGPYAVTADGTEHYLGIKSGDEALHDRITAALDAAVRDGTWQRAYDETLAAEGVQARPAPR